The stretch of DNA TTGCCCTGTGGACGCGGCGAGTATGTGGTTGCGCTCATGGCGAACGCCGGAGCGTCCAGTTCTGTCGACGTTGAGTCAACGTAACTGGACGCTCCGGCGTCACGGTGTGCTGAGAGTCACGCCCGCCCTGCGGCGCGCGACCCCTGCGGCCTACAGTTCGCCCTCGGCGGCCTGCTCGGCGAGCTGGACCAGGGTGCGCACCGCGGAGCCGGTGCCGCCCTTGGGGGTGTAGCCGTACGGGGCGCCCTCGTGGAAGGCGGGGCCCGCGATATCGAGGTGCGCCCAGGCGGTGCCCTCGCTGACGAACTCCTGCAGGAACAGACCGGCCACCAGACCGCCGCCCATCCGCTCGCCCATGTTGGCGATGTCGGCGGTCGGCGAGTCCATGCCCTTGCGCAGCTCGGCCGGCAGCGGCATCGGCCAGGACTGCTCGCCAGCGGCGGTCGCCGCGGCGAACACCTTGTCGCGGAAGCCGTCCTGATTGGCCATGATGCCGAAGGTGCGGCCGCCCAGCGCCATCACCATGGCGCCGGTCAGGGTCGCCACGTCGACGATCGCGTCCGGCTTCTCCTCGCCCGCGCGGACGATCGCGTCGGCGAGGACCAGCCGGCCCTCGGCGTCGGTGTTGAGGACCTCGACGGTCTTGCCGCCGTACATCTTCAGCACGTCGCCCGGACGGGTCGCCGAGCCCGAGGGCATGTTCTCGGCGAGCGCCAGCCAGCCGGTGACATTGACCTGCAGGCCGAGACGGGCGGCGGAGACCACGGCGGCGAACACGGCGGCGGCGCCGGACATGTCGCACTTCATGGTCTCGTTGTGGCCGGCCGGCTTGAGCGAGATGCCGCCTGAGTCGTAGGTGATGCCCTTGCCGACGTAGGCGAGGGTCTGCTTGGCCTTGGGGTGCGTGTAGGCGACCTTGACCAGGCGCGGCGGACGGGCCGAGCCGACGCCGACGCCGAGGATGCCGCCGAAGCCGCCCTTGGCGAGCGCCTTCTCGTCCAGGACCTCGACCTTGAGTCCGTGCTCCTTGCCGGCGGCGGTGACGATGTCGGCGAAGGACTTGGGGAACAGGTCGTTGGGAGGGGTGTTGATGAGGTCGCGGGTGCGGTTCATCTCCTCCGCGAGCACGGTGGCGCGTTCGACCGCGGCCTTGGCCGCCTTGTCCCCGCGCTTGCCGCCGACCAGGGCGATCTCGCCGAGCGGGGCCTTGCCGGCGGCCTTGGCCGCGTCGCCGCGGAAGGCGGTGAAGGCGTAGGCGCCGAGGAGCGCTCCCAGGGCGACGGCCTCGACCGAGGCGGCGTCGCCGACGGGCAGCGCGAAGGCGGCCTTCTTGGAACCGTGCAGGGTGCGGGCGGCGGTGCCGGCGGCGCGGCGCAGCGCCTCGGCGTCGAAACCGCCGTCCTCGGCGGTCTCGCCCAGGCCCACGACCAGGACCAGCGAGGCCTTGACGCCGGCGGGGGCGGGGAGCTTCACGGCCTCACCCTCGGCGCCGGTGGCGCCCAGGGTGCCGAGAACGTCGGCCAGCTTGCCGTCGAACGCCTCGTCGACCGTCTCGGCGCCCGGGGCCAGCACGAGGCCCTTGGGACCCTTGGCCACGGCCACGACGACGGCGTCCGCGCGCAGCGCGTGGGCCGCGGAGGTGCTCAGAGACACTGAAGTCACGTAATGCGTCCTGTTCTGTATGCGGTCCTCGGCACGCGGTCCATGGCACGCGGTCCATGGCCCAGGGGTACTGAGGAGGGCGAGGGTGAGGGGTTGCTGGTTGTCCAGACCGCAAGCGGCCTGTCCAGCATGGTAGTCCGCATGGTGGAATGTTGTGCCCATCATTCCGAGGTCAGTCACCCCGGCTTGTGGTGACAGCATCTCAGACCGCCCCTCCGCCGCTGCGTCAGGCTGCGGCGAAGAGGGTCCAGACCACCAGCGCGGCTGTGGTCGCCGTCTCCACCATGGCACCCAGGACGTCACCGGTGATGCCGCCGAAGCGGCGCACGCAGTGCGCCAACAGCAGTGCGGCACAGGCGAGTCCGCAGGCCAGGGCGAGCAGCGCGCCCACCGCGAGCCGCAGGCCGGCCGTGTCGGCGCCGCCCGCAGCCCAGCCGCCGACGCCCAGCGCGGTCGTCACGGCCACCCCTGCGACCAGCGCGAATGCCGGTGTCACCGTTCCGGCGACCGTCGCGCCCAGTCCGTCGGGACGAGCCGAAGGGGTGCCGTCCAGACAGCCCCTGAGCAGGGCCGCCCGCCCGGTGGTGGCGGCCAGCACCACGCCGAACGCCCCCAGCCGGCCCGAGACGGTGAACGCCTGGGCGAGTGCGGCCACTTGGGTGAACAGCACCAGGACCAGCACCAGTACGCCGAAGGGGCCGATGTCCGACGCCTTCATGATCGCCAGGGCGGCGGCGGCCGGCTTGTTGCTGCCCAGGCCGTCGGCGACGTCGGCGAGGCCGTCCAGGTGCAGGCCCCGGGTGAGCGCGGCCAGCGCGGCCACGCAGGCGACGGCGGCGAGCAGCGGACCGCCGTGCAGCTGGCGCAGCCCGCCGCCGAGCAGCGCGGCCAGCCCTCCCAGCACCACGCCGACCAGCGGCGCGCACAGCATGGCCCGCCCCGCTGTCGGCCGGTCCCAGCGGTGCACCCGCACCGGCAGCACCGAGAGGGTGCCGAAGGCGAAGCGCAGGCCGGCCGTCACACCGCGGCCTCGTCCTGGTCCGTGGGCTCGGCGGGCTCCGTAGCCTTCTGGTCCTCGGCCGGTTCCACCGGCGCGAGCGGGAGTTCCGCCAGCAGCACCGAGGCGGCCTGCAGCACCGGCAGCGCCATCAGCGAGCCGAGGCCCTCGCCAAGCGCGACCCGCTGCTCCAGCAGCGGCTCCACGCTCATCCGCTCATACGCCTTGGTCTGGGCCGGCTCGCCGGTGGCCTGCCCGGCCCGCCACCACTCCGGGGCGCGGAACGCGATCCGCTGCGCGACCAGCGCGCAGGCCGCCGACACCACGCCGTCCAGCACCACCGGGGTCCGCCGTAGCGCCGACTGCAGCAGGAAGCCGGTCATCGCGGCGAAGTCCGCGCCGCCGGTCGCCGCCAGCAGGTCGAGCTGGTCGCCGAGGACCGGACGGGCCCGGCGCAGCGAGTCGCGGACCGCCGCGCACTTCACCATCCACACCCGGTCGTCGATGCCGGACCCGCGCCCGGTGACGGCGGCGGCGTCGGTCCCGCACAGCGCGCCGACCAGGACCGAGGCCACCGTGGTGGAGCCGACCCCGATGTCGCCCAGCAGCACCAGGTCGGTGCCCGCGTCGGCCTCCTCGTCGGCGACGGCCATCCCGGCCCGGAAGGCGGCCTCGGTCTCCTCCCGGGTCAGTGCGTTCTCGATGTCGATCCGGCCCGAACCCCGGCGGACCCGGTGCCGGACCACCTCGGCCGGGAACTCCTCCGGGTCGGCGTCGACGGCCATGTCCACCACCCGCACCCGGGCGCCGAACTGCTCGGCCAGCAGACTGACCGGTGCGGTGCCGTCCAGCACCGCGCGCACCCGGCGGGCGGTACTGCCGGCGGGCAGCGCGGACACGCCCAGCGCGGCCACCCCGTGGTCGGCGGCGAACAGCACCGCCTTGGCCCGGCGTACCGGGGCCGGCGGGCACGCGGCCTGTACGGCGGCCAGCCAGCCGCCCAGCTCCTGCAGGGTGCCCAGCGAGCCGCGGGGAAGGCCGAGCGCGCGGTAGCGCTCCTCGGCCGCCTGCCGGTACTCGTCGTCGGGGCGCGCCACCAGCGCGGAGAACTCGTCGAGGTCGAAGGTACTCACCGGCGGAACGTTACCGTTCCCACGGCTCAGGACGCAGGGTCCAGTCGCAGCGCCCGACCGGCGACGACCAGCAGGACCTCGTCGGAGGCGGCGGCGACGGCGGCGTTCAGCCGTCCCAGCTCGTCCCGGAACCGCCGCCCGGACGCGGTCGCGGGGACGACCCCGCAGCCGACCTCGTTGCTGACCGCGACCACCCGGCGCGGTGAGGAGCGCCAGGCCGCGACCAGTCCGGCGGTACGGGACCGCAGTTCGGCCTCGCCGCCGGCCGCCCAGACCGCGTCGTCCCAGGCGTCGCAGTCGTCCATGGCGGCGGTGAGCCACAGCGACAGGCAGTCGACCAGCAGCGGAGCCGGATGGCGCGCCGTCAGCAGCGGTTCCAGGTCGCAGGTCTCGGCGGTCCGCCAGGAGGCCGGGCGCCGCTCCTGGTGCAGCGCCACCCGCT from Streptomyces sp. 846.5 encodes:
- a CDS encoding adenosylcobinamide-GDP ribazoletransferase; translation: MTAGLRFAFGTLSVLPVRVHRWDRPTAGRAMLCAPLVGVVLGGLAALLGGGLRQLHGGPLLAAVACVAALAALTRGLHLDGLADVADGLGSNKPAAAALAIMKASDIGPFGVLVLVLVLFTQVAALAQAFTVSGRLGAFGVVLAATTGRAALLRGCLDGTPSARPDGLGATVAGTVTPAFALVAGVAVTTALGVGGWAAGGADTAGLRLAVGALLALACGLACAALLLAHCVRRFGGITGDVLGAMVETATTAALVVWTLFAAA
- the cobT gene encoding nicotinate-nucleotide--dimethylbenzimidazole phosphoribosyltransferase; protein product: MSTFDLDEFSALVARPDDEYRQAAEERYRALGLPRGSLGTLQELGGWLAAVQAACPPAPVRRAKAVLFAADHGVAALGVSALPAGSTARRVRAVLDGTAPVSLLAEQFGARVRVVDMAVDADPEEFPAEVVRHRVRRGSGRIDIENALTREETEAAFRAGMAVADEEADAGTDLVLLGDIGVGSTTVASVLVGALCGTDAAAVTGRGSGIDDRVWMVKCAAVRDSLRRARPVLGDQLDLLAATGGADFAAMTGFLLQSALRRTPVVLDGVVSAACALVAQRIAFRAPEWWRAGQATGEPAQTKAYERMSVEPLLEQRVALGEGLGSLMALPVLQAASVLLAELPLAPVEPAEDQKATEPAEPTDQDEAAV
- a CDS encoding leucyl aminopeptidase, which produces MTSVSLSTSAAHALRADAVVVAVAKGPKGLVLAPGAETVDEAFDGKLADVLGTLGATGAEGEAVKLPAPAGVKASLVLVVGLGETAEDGGFDAEALRRAAGTAARTLHGSKKAAFALPVGDAASVEAVALGALLGAYAFTAFRGDAAKAAGKAPLGEIALVGGKRGDKAAKAAVERATVLAEEMNRTRDLINTPPNDLFPKSFADIVTAAGKEHGLKVEVLDEKALAKGGFGGILGVGVGSARPPRLVKVAYTHPKAKQTLAYVGKGITYDSGGISLKPAGHNETMKCDMSGAAAVFAAVVSAARLGLQVNVTGWLALAENMPSGSATRPGDVLKMYGGKTVEVLNTDAEGRLVLADAIVRAGEEKPDAIVDVATLTGAMVMALGGRTFGIMANQDGFRDKVFAAATAAGEQSWPMPLPAELRKGMDSPTADIANMGERMGGGLVAGLFLQEFVSEGTAWAHLDIAGPAFHEGAPYGYTPKGGTGSAVRTLVQLAEQAAEGEL